Proteins co-encoded in one Pseudomonadota bacterium genomic window:
- a CDS encoding PilZ domain-containing protein, giving the protein MNRKDSPESFLERRQHQRVGKDFEIRYGRFEDLHTTCSAKTGKLIDIGGGGLRFLATELLESNTPLVMTLDLFGWSPDMDKWAKTLKAANLGELKVLAMVVRGSESRTVSGAFEIGVRFSGSIK; this is encoded by the coding sequence ATGAACAGGAAAGATTCTCCAGAGTCGTTTTTAGAAAGACGTCAGCACCAGAGGGTTGGCAAGGATTTTGAGATTCGCTACGGAAGATTTGAAGATCTTCACACAACTTGTTCTGCAAAGACCGGCAAGCTGATTGATATCGGCGGCGGTGGCCTCCGCTTTCTGGCAACGGAACTACTCGAAAGCAATACTCCGCTGGTCATGACTCTGGACCTCTTTGGCTGGTCGCCTGACATGGATAAATGGGCCAAGACCCTGAAGGCCGCCAACCTGGGAGAACTCAAGGTTCTTGCCATGGTGGTCCGGGGGTCTGAAAGCAGGACGGTTTCAGGTGCATTTGAAATCGGCGTGAGGTTTTCGGGCAGCATCAAATAA